A genomic region of Candidatus Blochmanniella pennsylvanica str. BPEN contains the following coding sequences:
- the aroA gene encoding 3-phosphoshikimate 1-carboxyvinyltransferase, whose amino-acid sequence MNDFIKLAPIKKIQGTIHLPGSKSISNRALLLAAQATGTTQLTNLLDSDDVRCMLDALRNLGVSYCLSNNRKTCEINGIGGPIQSKNNNQLILSLGNAGTVMRPLIAALSVQTQNIVLTGHPRMKDRPIAHLVDALRQGGARIEYMERNGYPPIRLYGGYYGGEIFIKGSISSQFLSSVLMMTPLAYRDTLIKVDGALVSRPYIDITLSLMKIFGINIQHDNYRVFYCKGNMAYQSPGDYLVEGDASSASYFLAASAIRGGTVRVIGVGRNSKQGDIYFANILESMGAKIAWGDNYIECTRGADLNAVDLDVNNIPDAAMTLAITALFSINGPTILRNIYNWRVKESDRLAAMATELRKIGAEIVEGYDYLQITPPFKIESAYINTYDDHRIAMCFSLVALSDVSIIINNPKCTDKTFPDFFTQLSSISVLQ is encoded by the coding sequence GTGAATGATTTTATCAAATTAGCTCCTATAAAAAAAATACAGGGAACCATCCATCTTCCTGGTTCTAAGAGTATATCAAATCGAGCATTGTTATTAGCAGCTCAAGCTACAGGTACTACTCAGTTAACTAATTTGTTGGATAGTGATGATGTGCGTTGTATGTTGGATGCTTTACGTAATCTAGGAGTATCATATTGTCTTTCAAATAATAGAAAAACTTGCGAAATTAATGGTATTGGTGGCCCGATTCAATCAAAAAATAACAATCAACTAATTTTGTCTTTGGGAAATGCCGGGACTGTTATGAGACCTCTTATTGCGGCATTGTCTGTACAGACTCAAAATATCGTGCTCACAGGTCATCCTCGTATGAAAGATAGACCGATTGCACATTTAGTAGATGCCTTAAGACAAGGAGGTGCGCGTATTGAGTATATGGAACGTAATGGTTACCCTCCCATACGATTGTATGGAGGGTATTATGGAGGCGAAATTTTTATTAAAGGGAGTATTTCTAGTCAATTTTTGTCATCTGTGCTCATGATGACGCCATTAGCGTATCGAGATACTCTCATTAAAGTGGACGGAGCATTAGTATCCAGACCATATATTGATATAACTTTGTCTCTTATGAAAATTTTTGGAATCAACATACAACATGATAATTATCGTGTTTTTTATTGTAAAGGAAATATGGCATATCAATCACCTGGAGATTATTTAGTGGAAGGAGATGCCTCGAGTGCTTCTTATTTTTTAGCAGCATCAGCTATTCGAGGGGGTACTGTTCGAGTTATAGGAGTCGGTCGTAATAGTAAACAAGGAGATATTTATTTTGCGAATATATTAGAAAGTATGGGAGCAAAGATTGCGTGGGGTGATAATTATATAGAGTGTACTCGTGGAGCTGATCTGAATGCTGTTGATTTAGATGTTAATAATATTCCAGATGCAGCAATGACTCTTGCTATTACTGCATTATTTTCTATTAATGGCCCTACAATATTACGTAATATTTACAATTGGAGAGTTAAAGAAAGCGATCGACTAGCGGCAATGGCTACCGAGTTACGTAAAATAGGGGCGGAGATTGTGGAAGGTTATGATTATTTACAAATTACTCCTCCATTTAAAATAGAATCAGCTTACATTAATACTTACGATGATCATCGCATAGCGATGTGTTTTTCTTTGGTGGCATTATCGGATGTTTCTATTATAATTAATAATCCTAAGTGTACCGATAAAACTTTTCCAGATTTTTTTACACAATTATCTAGTATTAGTGTATTGCAATAA
- the cmk gene encoding (d)CMP kinase: protein MNNIFPVITIDGPSGVGKGTLSRRLAKILGWNLLDSGVIYRVLALAALENKIDINREEKVAVLAEEIQISFINRKNNFFVSFNGKEIKKDIYTETIGNYASKIAVFSKVRKNLLTYQRTFCQCPGLVADGRDMGTVVFPNAELKIFLYASFEERERRRLHQLQKKNFGVNFKFLFSQIRERDVRDYNRQSAPLTPAIDSLILDSTHLSAEEVKSKVLMYIRESLVFSSRVLYNTTHNQG, encoded by the coding sequence GTGAACAATATATTTCCAGTTATTACTATTGATGGCCCAAGTGGAGTAGGGAAAGGGACTTTATCTAGGAGATTAGCAAAAATTCTTGGATGGAATTTATTGGATTCAGGAGTGATTTATCGAGTGTTAGCATTAGCAGCTTTAGAAAATAAAATTGATATTAATCGTGAAGAAAAAGTAGCAGTACTTGCGGAAGAGATACAGATAAGTTTTATAAATAGAAAAAATAATTTTTTTGTATCCTTCAATGGTAAAGAAATTAAAAAGGATATTTATACGGAAACTATAGGAAATTATGCATCTAAAATTGCTGTTTTTTCGAAGGTACGTAAAAATTTGTTGACATATCAACGTACGTTTTGTCAATGTCCGGGACTTGTTGCTGATGGGCGGGATATGGGAACAGTAGTATTTCCTAATGCGGAATTGAAAATTTTTCTTTATGCTTCTTTTGAGGAAAGAGAGCGCCGTAGATTACATCAGTTGCAGAAAAAAAACTTTGGTGTTAATTTTAAGTTTTTATTCTCACAAATAAGAGAACGAGATGTGCGTGATTATAACCGACAATCAGCACCGTTAACTCCTGCAATTGATTCATTAATATTAGATTCTACTCATTTATCTGCTGAAGAAGTAAAATCGAAAGTACTTATGTATATTAGAGAGAGTCTAGTATTCTCATCGAGAGTACTATATAATACTACGCATAATCAAGGATAG
- the serS gene encoding serine--tRNA ligase, translating into MIDPNLLRSNLDLVAKKLARRKFILNINKFRQQESLRKILQKKTESLQTERKAKAKIIGVAKSRGENVEFLCQEAYVLGKKLTSLKLENKELKNRIKQFELSLPNIPDDQVPYGFRDQDNLEIMRWGKPGQYNFPIRDHVALGALTNGLDFSNATKLTGSRFIVMKGQIAHLHRALSQFMIDLHVKRHGYEEYYLPYLVNQDSLYGAGQLPKFYEDLFHIQHLQSGTNPYALIPTAEVPLINLVRDVILDEEELPIKMVAHTPCFRYEAGSYGHHTRGLIRMHQFDKVEMVQVVHPDKSMQILEEITSHAEQVLQLLKLPYRKILLCTGNIGFSSCKTYDLEVWLPAYNAYCEVSSCSNVGDFQARRIRARYKGRMNRKARLLHTLNASGVAIGRALAAVLENYQLEDGRVAIPSVLSPYMSDITHIN; encoded by the coding sequence ATGATTGATCCCAATTTATTGCGCAGTAATCTTGATTTAGTTGCTAAAAAGCTTGCTCGCAGAAAGTTTATACTAAATATTAATAAATTTCGTCAGCAAGAGAGTTTGCGGAAAATTTTACAAAAGAAAACTGAAAGTTTACAGACTGAACGTAAAGCTAAGGCTAAAATTATAGGAGTAGCTAAGTCTCGTGGAGAAAATGTAGAGTTTTTATGTCAAGAAGCATATGTTTTAGGAAAAAAATTAACTTCTCTTAAACTTGAAAATAAAGAATTAAAAAACAGGATTAAACAATTTGAGTTATCTTTGCCGAATATTCCAGATGATCAAGTGCCTTATGGATTTAGAGATCAAGATAATTTAGAAATTATGCGTTGGGGTAAGCCGGGTCAATATAATTTTCCAATACGGGATCATGTAGCGTTGGGCGCATTAACTAATGGTTTAGATTTTTCTAATGCAACAAAATTAACTGGATCACGTTTTATCGTAATGAAAGGACAAATAGCGCATTTGCATCGCGCTTTGTCTCAATTTATGATAGATTTGCATGTTAAACGTCATGGATATGAAGAGTATTATTTACCATATTTAGTAAATCAAGACTCTTTATATGGTGCAGGTCAATTACCAAAATTTTATGAAGACTTGTTTCATATTCAACACTTACAATCTGGAACTAATCCATACGCATTAATACCTACCGCTGAAGTACCTTTAATAAATTTAGTTCGTGATGTAATTCTTGATGAAGAAGAATTACCTATTAAGATGGTTGCTCATACTCCATGTTTCCGTTATGAAGCAGGATCATATGGTCATCATACTCGTGGATTAATTAGGATGCATCAATTTGATAAAGTTGAAATGGTTCAAGTAGTACATCCAGATAAATCCATGCAGATCTTAGAAGAAATAACTAGTCACGCGGAACAAGTATTGCAACTACTTAAATTACCATATAGGAAAATATTATTATGCACAGGAAATATTGGATTTTCTTCTTGCAAAACATATGATTTGGAAGTATGGCTTCCAGCATATAATGCTTATTGCGAGGTTTCTTCTTGTTCAAATGTTGGAGATTTTCAGGCGCGTCGTATAAGAGCGCGATATAAAGGAAGAATGAATAGAAAAGCGAGATTATTGCATACTTTAAATGCTTCCGGAGTAGCAATAGGTCGAGCATTGGCAGCGGTGCTTGAAAATTATCAATTAGAAGATGGACGTGTGGCGATTCCTTCGGTACTATCTCCTTATATGAGTGATATAACACATATTAATTGA
- the infA gene encoding translation initiation factor IF-1 — MTKEDSFEMHGTVLDTLPNTMFRVKLENGHVIVAHISGKIRKNYIRILTGDKVTVELTPYDLSKGRIIFRSR, encoded by the coding sequence ATGACAAAAGAAGATAGTTTCGAAATGCACGGTACAGTATTGGATACCTTGCCTAATACGATGTTTCGTGTAAAATTAGAAAACGGACACGTCATTGTAGCACATATTTCTGGAAAAATAAGAAAAAACTACATTAGAATATTAACGGGAGACAAAGTCACTGTTGAACTGACACCATATGATTTAAGTAAAGGAAGGATTATTTTCCGTAGCCGATAA
- the rpsA gene encoding 30S ribosomal protein S1, whose amino-acid sequence MTESFAQLFEESLKKVETCPGSIVRGVVVAIFKDIVLVDAGLKSESAIPIEQFYNAQGELEISMGDYVDVTLDAVEDGFGETVLSREKAKRYESWVSLEQAHQNMTTVTGIINGKVKGGFTVELNGVRAFLPGSLVDVKPIRDTSFLEGQAFEFKVIKLDHKRNNVVVSRRAVIESENSVERDQLLNQLHEGIEIRGVVKNLTDYGAFIDLGGVDGLLHITDMAWKRVKHPSDIVNVGDEIIVKVLRFDRERIRVSLGLKQLGEDPWAAIVQRHKEGSKLIGQVTNLTDYGCFIEIEDGVEGLVHVSEMDWTNKNIHPSKVVAVGESVEVMVLDIDKERRRISLGLKQCKINPWQKFSDMYNRGDRVMGRIKSITDFGIFIGLEGGIDGLVHLSDISWYLSNEEAVNKYKKGDEIIAVVLQVDAERERISLGIKQLTEDPLNVYLSAHKKGSIVSGKILSIDEKGGVTVTLDENMVIGYLSIPAVSNNKSTHKKTYMSLHIGNDILATLDGVDRKNRIINLSACNICDSIQKSEVNIIDNHIKEKDKNFSSVMVEAFKAATKNE is encoded by the coding sequence ATGACAGAATCGTTTGCTCAGCTATTTGAAGAATCTTTAAAAAAAGTAGAAACTTGTCCTGGATCCATTGTTCGTGGAGTTGTTGTTGCTATTTTTAAAGATATTGTGTTGGTCGACGCAGGATTAAAATCAGAATCTGCTATTCCTATTGAGCAATTTTATAATGCTCAGGGAGAATTAGAGATTTCAATGGGTGATTATGTTGATGTTACATTAGATGCGGTAGAAGATGGGTTTGGGGAGACTGTTTTGTCTCGTGAAAAAGCAAAACGTTACGAATCTTGGGTATCATTAGAACAGGCACACCAAAATATGACCACTGTTACAGGTATTATTAACGGAAAAGTAAAAGGAGGATTTACTGTTGAACTAAATGGCGTACGCGCTTTTTTACCTGGTTCTTTGGTAGATGTTAAACCAATACGTGACACTTCATTTTTAGAAGGGCAAGCATTTGAATTTAAAGTAATTAAATTAGATCATAAACGCAACAATGTTGTAGTGTCGCGTCGCGCAGTGATTGAATCTGAAAATAGTGTTGAACGTGATCAATTGTTAAATCAATTACATGAAGGAATAGAAATTAGAGGGGTAGTTAAAAATTTAACTGATTATGGCGCTTTTATTGACTTAGGAGGCGTAGATGGGCTGTTACACATTACTGACATGGCATGGAAACGCGTCAAACATCCTAGTGATATAGTAAATGTTGGAGATGAAATTATTGTTAAAGTATTAAGATTCGACCGAGAGCGTATTCGCGTATCTTTGGGTCTAAAGCAATTAGGAGAAGATCCATGGGCGGCTATTGTTCAACGCCACAAGGAAGGAAGTAAATTGATAGGACAAGTAACTAATTTAACTGATTATGGATGTTTTATTGAAATTGAAGATGGAGTAGAAGGATTAGTACATGTATCCGAGATGGATTGGACTAATAAAAATATTCATCCTTCTAAAGTAGTGGCGGTAGGAGAATCTGTTGAAGTAATGGTATTAGATATTGACAAAGAACGACGAAGAATTTCTTTAGGATTAAAACAATGTAAAATTAATCCATGGCAGAAGTTTTCAGATATGTATAATCGAGGTGATCGGGTTATGGGCAGGATAAAATCGATTACCGATTTTGGTATTTTTATAGGATTAGAAGGAGGAATTGACGGTTTGGTGCATCTTTCTGATATTTCTTGGTATTTATCTAATGAAGAGGCTGTAAATAAGTACAAAAAGGGTGACGAAATAATTGCTGTAGTCCTTCAAGTAGATGCAGAACGCGAACGTATTTCTTTAGGTATAAAACAGTTAACAGAGGATCCTTTAAATGTGTATTTATCTGCTCATAAAAAAGGAAGTATAGTATCTGGAAAGATTCTTTCTATAGATGAAAAGGGGGGGGTTACTGTCACATTGGATGAGAATATGGTAATTGGTTATTTATCTATTCCTGCCGTATCAAATAATAAATCTACTCATAAAAAAACATATATGTCATTACACATAGGCAATGATATATTAGCAACACTAGATGGGGTAGATCGTAAAAATAGAATCATCAATTTATCTGCATGTAATATATGTGATTCAATTCAAAAATCAGAAGTCAACATTATTGACAATCATATCAAAGAGAAAGATAAGAATTTTTCTAGTGTCATGGTTGAAGCATTTAAAGCGGCAACTAAGAATGAGTAA
- the lolA gene encoding outer membrane lipoprotein chaperone LolA encodes MMKQTIYAVFLNVIIAITVVADDKSFFVLQNRLKKINNFYVHFIQKVVNSDNNVVLEYHGELWIKRPNLFNWHMISPEENFLISDGKTLWFYIPSIKQVTAYRLQNFSDNIFFMLFSSNNIYEWNEYTVSQKGDFFHLIPISNNFTLKECRIKITDQGTIEKFSIFEEKGQRVDYCLLDQNNNDIDISKFYFAPSKDIELDDQRK; translated from the coding sequence ATGATGAAACAGACAATATATGCTGTTTTTTTAAACGTTATTATAGCTATTACAGTAGTAGCTGATGATAAATCTTTTTTTGTTTTACAAAATCGCCTTAAAAAAATAAATAATTTTTATGTACATTTTATTCAGAAAGTTGTTAACTCTGATAACAATGTGGTGTTAGAATATCATGGAGAATTATGGATAAAACGTCCTAATTTATTTAATTGGCACATGATATCTCCTGAAGAAAATTTTTTAATATCTGATGGGAAAACACTTTGGTTTTATATTCCTTCTATCAAACAAGTTACCGCGTATCGGTTGCAAAACTTTTCTGATAATATTTTTTTTATGTTGTTTTCTAGTAACAATATATATGAATGGAATGAATATACTGTATCTCAAAAAGGGGATTTTTTTCATTTAATACCAATAAGTAACAATTTTACTTTAAAAGAATGTAGAATTAAAATTACTGATCAGGGTACAATCGAGAAATTTAGTATTTTCGAAGAAAAAGGACAACGTGTAGATTATTGTTTATTAGATCAAAATAATAATGACATTGATATAAGTAAGTTTTATTTCGCTCCTTCTAAGGACATTGAACTAGATGATCAAAGAAAATAA
- the serC gene encoding 3-phosphoserine/phosphohydroxythreonine transaminase, with protein sequence MNEVFNFSAGPAMLPKQVLRQVKEELYSWNNMGVSVIEISHRSKEFLQLMQEAKQDMRDLLDITENYEVLFCHGGARAQFSAIPMNLLKTSSERVDYIITGYWAYNAAIEAKKYCDPRIINVVGEKNGLHNIQPISKWDVSENSLYIHYCPNETIDGIAVYETPNFSDKIVVADCSSTLFSGPLNINRFGIIYATAQKNIGISGLTVIIIRKDLLKEPCLVVPSILNYKILADNFSMFNTPVTMSWYVASLIFKWLKKQGGLKEINKRNQEKSALLYDAIDSSNFYYNNISLSNRSYMNIPFFLKNSKLNDLFLKESISFGLHGLKGHKVVGGMRASLYNAMTLEGVKKLIRFMKLFSEKYR encoded by the coding sequence ATGAATGAAGTATTCAATTTTAGCGCGGGTCCAGCAATGTTGCCGAAACAAGTTTTAAGGCAAGTTAAAGAAGAATTATATAGTTGGAATAATATGGGCGTCTCCGTCATAGAGATAAGTCATCGTAGTAAAGAATTTTTGCAATTAATGCAAGAAGCGAAACAAGACATGCGTGATCTTCTTGATATTACAGAAAATTATGAAGTTTTATTTTGTCATGGTGGAGCGCGTGCACAATTTTCTGCGATTCCTATGAATTTATTAAAAACATCTTCAGAAAGAGTTGATTATATAATAACTGGGTATTGGGCATACAACGCAGCAATAGAAGCAAAAAAATATTGTGATCCACGTATAATTAATGTGGTCGGCGAAAAAAATGGACTACATAATATTCAACCTATATCTAAATGGGATGTTTCTGAAAATAGTCTGTATATTCATTATTGTCCTAATGAAACTATTGATGGAATCGCTGTATATGAAACTCCAAATTTTTCTGATAAAATAGTGGTAGCGGATTGTTCTTCAACTTTATTTTCGGGCCCACTGAATATAAACCGTTTTGGTATAATTTATGCTACGGCTCAAAAAAACATTGGCATATCTGGTTTGACTGTGATAATTATCAGAAAAGATTTATTGAAAGAACCTTGTCTAGTAGTCCCGTCTATTTTAAATTATAAAATTTTAGCTGATAATTTCTCAATGTTTAATACGCCTGTCACTATGTCCTGGTACGTTGCTAGTTTAATTTTTAAATGGTTGAAAAAACAAGGAGGCTTAAAGGAAATTAATAAACGTAATCAAGAAAAATCAGCTCTTTTATATGACGCTATTGATTCTAGTAATTTCTATTATAACAATATTAGTCTATCTAATCGTTCATACATGAACATCCCCTTTTTTTTAAAAAACAGTAAATTAAATGATCTTTTTTTAAAAGAATCAATATCTTTCGGATTGCATGGTTTGAAAGGACATAAAGTAGTGGGGGGTATGCGCGCATCTTTATATAATGCCATGACATTAGAAGGTGTAAAAAAATTAATTAGATTTATGAAATTATTTTCTGAAAAATATCGCTAA
- a CDS encoding TonB-dependent copper receptor: protein MLIIFTVNNSQANSNDVSVSSRPKDISKSIFSDIQTLPILFQGKMHDDVITVISPKNSPLIFSDSPAKSLQSLYVIDVSDYLKGITGFSAIRNGGVNNEPVFRGMFGSRIRILMDNGEILGACFSHMDPVSAYIFPETFDILNIIKGPQTVLWGPVTSAGTLQFERYHPQFDKSKIQLRSNVTIGANNKIDKNIDSIMGSKYGYIRLIGNVSRSDDYHDGNKDQVHSAWYKWNADAILSFNLSADTYLEVSLGQGNGTANYAARSMDGLCFARESYGMKIETLDISKTLDKIELQAWHNYVNHIMADTVSHNTELSTEKCCGFSGNINNNVDRLIWGARGITVSQWDNIKCHSGADVQINTHREHMKSNSNWKTDIVSRDTGIFTELIFDSLSNRRFTGGTRLEYSVINFNNSSKYKRHGIVYPAGFIRYENNINPLLSYYIGVGTSFRLPDYWELFYTKFGENINIDDILKLKPEKTVQVDIGASFQHLQINGWISSYAGYVKDFIVCDYRNDDAIQDAISYAENIHAKICGTEVGLNYQFNEHWHTATNISWVWGMNIDDGCTLFRTPPLEGKITCQWIRGSYSITAKWRLALAQSINDSLMSPGSFVSRNMLPHTDVNCNTSGFGILSMNFAWKSSQFYKFSIGVDNLLNHSYREYLNSCVHKRLGYPSGTLIYEPGRTWWIKLGMEL, encoded by the coding sequence ATGTTAATCATATTTACTGTTAATAATTCTCAAGCTAATTCAAATGATGTATCTGTTAGTAGTAGACCCAAAGATATTTCGAAATCAATATTTAGTGACATACAAACACTACCTATATTATTCCAAGGAAAAATGCATGATGACGTCATAACTGTTATTTCGCCAAAAAATTCCCCATTGATTTTTAGTGATTCTCCTGCAAAATCTTTGCAGTCGTTGTATGTAATTGATGTTTCTGATTATTTAAAAGGTATTACTGGATTTTCTGCTATTCGTAATGGAGGAGTGAATAACGAACCAGTGTTTAGGGGAATGTTTGGATCTCGAATACGTATTTTAATGGATAATGGAGAAATACTTGGTGCTTGTTTTTCTCATATGGATCCTGTTAGTGCTTATATTTTTCCAGAGACTTTTGATATTTTAAATATCATTAAAGGCCCTCAAACAGTACTATGGGGTCCTGTAACATCTGCAGGTACGTTGCAATTTGAACGATATCATCCTCAATTTGATAAATCAAAAATTCAATTACGTAGCAATGTAACAATCGGTGCAAATAATAAAATAGATAAAAATATAGATAGTATTATGGGGAGTAAATATGGCTATATTAGATTAATAGGCAATGTTTCTCGTTCAGACGATTATCATGATGGCAATAAAGACCAGGTACATTCTGCGTGGTATAAATGGAACGCTGATGCGATTTTGTCATTTAATTTGAGTGCAGATACATATTTAGAAGTCAGCCTAGGACAGGGAAATGGTACTGCAAATTATGCTGCTCGATCTATGGATGGATTATGTTTTGCTAGAGAAAGTTATGGAATGAAAATAGAAACTTTAGATATCAGCAAAACATTAGATAAAATTGAATTACAAGCTTGGCATAATTATGTAAACCATATTATGGCTGATACTGTGTCTCATAATACAGAACTATCTACTGAAAAATGTTGTGGGTTTAGTGGTAATATTAATAATAATGTTGATCGATTAATATGGGGTGCACGAGGTATTACTGTATCTCAGTGGGACAATATCAAATGTCATAGTGGAGCAGATGTTCAAATTAATACACATAGAGAACATATGAAATCTAATTCTAATTGGAAAACGGATATTGTTTCTCGAGACACTGGCATATTTACCGAATTGATCTTTGATTCATTGTCAAACAGAAGATTTACTGGAGGGACACGACTGGAATACAGTGTGATTAATTTTAATAATTCTTCTAAATATAAACGACATGGTATAGTATATCCCGCTGGTTTTATACGCTACGAGAATAATATCAATCCGTTGTTGTCATATTATATTGGTGTAGGAACAAGTTTTCGTTTGCCTGATTATTGGGAGTTATTTTATACTAAATTCGGTGAAAATATTAATATAGATGATATTTTAAAATTAAAACCTGAAAAAACTGTTCAGGTAGATATCGGAGCGTCTTTTCAACATCTACAAATAAATGGATGGATATCATCTTATGCTGGATATGTTAAAGATTTTATTGTATGCGATTATCGCAACGATGATGCTATACAAGATGCTATTAGTTACGCGGAGAACATTCATGCTAAAATATGCGGAACTGAAGTAGGATTAAATTATCAATTTAATGAGCATTGGCACACTGCGACTAATATCTCATGGGTTTGGGGCATGAATATTGATGATGGTTGCACTTTATTTAGAACTCCTCCATTGGAGGGTAAGATTACATGTCAATGGATACGAGGAAGTTATAGTATAACTGCTAAGTGGAGATTGGCATTGGCGCAATCTATTAATGATTCGTTGATGTCACCAGGGTCTTTTGTTTCTAGAAATATGTTGCCTCATACAGATGTAAATTGTAATACTTCAGGATTTGGAATATTATCTATGAATTTTGCATGGAAAAGTTCTCAATTTTATAAATTTAGCATTGGTGTAGATAATTTGCTAAATCATAGTTATAGAGAATATCTGAATTCATGTGTTCATAAACGGCTTGGATATCCTTCTGGTACTCTGATTTATGAACCAGGACGTACCTGGTGGATTAAATTAGGTATGGAGTTATAA
- a CDS encoding winged helix-turn-helix domain-containing protein, with the protein MKYVIQSTIIFDTTEYTLTLLTDSNTSVKLSNSAGRVLEELIKRHNIDICAPVTREHLFSIVWRAYGLEPSNGNLNQQISLIRKTLTSFGLDSSSIITIPKRGLKLNNQLIVEKIHEDQPCVSSLLHKTTDQNNNLLSSSILLNIKAHIKYMITLTIMAVILLSIGFVFLYTKKDHIKLYCCKEINSCNICAFHSELGFECNDCIMQCTEIT; encoded by the coding sequence ATGAAATATGTCATTCAATCGACTATAATATTTGACACTACAGAATATACTCTGACATTATTAACTGATTCCAACACATCAGTAAAATTATCTAATTCTGCCGGACGAGTATTAGAAGAGCTTATTAAACGACACAATATTGATATTTGTGCACCAGTCACTCGAGAGCACTTGTTTTCAATCGTTTGGAGAGCTTATGGACTGGAACCATCTAACGGCAACTTAAATCAACAAATTAGTTTAATACGAAAAACTTTAACGTCTTTTGGATTAGATTCCTCGTCCATTATAACTATTCCTAAACGAGGGCTAAAGCTAAACAATCAATTGATTGTAGAAAAAATACACGAAGATCAACCATGCGTATCTTCCCTTCTACATAAAACCACAGATCAAAACAATAATTTACTATCATCTTCTATCTTACTAAATATCAAAGCTCATATAAAATATATGATTACTCTGACGATAATGGCCGTAATATTACTCAGCATTGGTTTTGTGTTTTTATACACTAAAAAAGATCATATTAAACTATATTGTTGCAAAGAAATAAACTCATGTAATATTTGCGCTTTCCATTCAGAATTAGGATTTGAATGTAATGACTGCATTATGCAGTGCACCGAAATTACATAG
- the trxB gene encoding thioredoxin-disulfide reductase codes for MMIKKYCKLLILGAGPAGYTAAIYAARANLNPVLVTGLEIGGQLNTTTDIENWPGDPKNLTGPTLMNRMNTHAVSLHTEIISDHIFKVNFKQYPFCLYGNTHEYTCHALIISTGGYARSLGIPSEEKYKGKGVSSCATCDGFFFNKQIVAVIGGGNTAIEESLYLSNIASKVHLIHRRSTFSAEKILINRLMNKVHSGNVVLHTNHIVKEILGNGTDVTGLCMTDLKQHKEHIINLQGIFIAIGYNPNTSIFNDQLVLNNGYICVHSGMNGNATATSIPGIFAAGDVMDHSYRQAITAAGSGCMAAIDAERYLSTIMY; via the coding sequence ATGATGATAAAAAAATATTGCAAACTACTCATATTAGGAGCAGGACCCGCCGGATATACCGCAGCTATTTATGCTGCACGAGCTAATTTAAATCCTGTATTAGTCACTGGATTAGAAATAGGAGGTCAATTAAATACTACTACAGATATAGAGAATTGGCCTGGAGATCCAAAAAATCTTACTGGACCTACATTAATGAATCGTATGAATACGCACGCTGTTTCTTTACACACAGAAATTATCTCTGATCACATATTTAAAGTAAATTTTAAACAATACCCTTTTTGTTTATATGGTAATACACATGAATATACATGTCACGCTTTAATCATAAGTACAGGAGGATATGCTCGCAGTCTTGGTATACCTTCTGAAGAAAAATATAAAGGAAAGGGAGTATCTTCGTGTGCTACTTGTGATGGATTTTTTTTTAATAAACAAATTGTTGCAGTTATTGGAGGCGGTAATACAGCGATAGAAGAAAGTTTATATTTATCTAATATTGCTTCTAAGGTTCATTTGATTCACCGTCGTTCTACATTTAGCGCAGAAAAAATATTAATTAATAGACTTATGAATAAAGTACACAGCGGTAATGTTGTTTTGCATACTAATCATATCGTTAAAGAAATATTAGGTAATGGTACAGATGTTACCGGTTTATGTATGACAGACCTAAAACAACACAAGGAACACATAATAAATCTTCAAGGTATATTTATTGCCATTGGATATAATCCAAACACTTCTATATTTAATGATCAACTTGTATTAAACAATGGATACATTTGTGTGCATTCCGGTATGAATGGCAACGCAACTGCCACCTCTATTCCAGGTATATTTGCAGCAGGAGACGTTATGGATCACAGCTATCGTCAAGCAATTACTGCAGCTGGATCAGGTTGTATGGCTGCAATAGACGCTGAACGTTATTTATCTACTATTATGTATTAA